CATCAGCAAGCCTGGTGCAATACCTGGACGATCAGCAATCGAGTAGGCAATCGCCCCGGCAATGACCGGAGCAAGCAGGCCCATTCCTAGTACACCTAATGACACAAGAGCAGATGGAATCGAGAAGGCTTCTTGATAGTTTTCAATAACAGTCCCGCCTGTCAGATTCCCGATCGCAATTAGTAAACCTGAAGCCACTACTAATGGCAGCATATAGGAAATTGCAGTTAACGCATGCTTTTTAATTTGCAGTTTTTTCAGCATATAAAAGACCCCTTCACTGGTTTTTGTTTAATTCAGCTTCAATCTTTTTGTATAGCTGCTTAGGTGCTTTAATAGCAATATGTGTCGGCACCTCCACAATTCTTTTGCCTTTAAATCGCTCCTTTCCGCTCACCTTTATATCTGCGGCAATGATGACAAGATCAGCTGCTTTTATTTCATCCGCTGTCAGCTCATCCTCAATCCCGATTGTTCCTTGTGTCTCAATCCTGACTTTATGGCCAAACTCCTGTCCTGCCTTAATCAGCTTTTCCTTCGCAATATACGTATGAGCAATTCCAGAGGTACAAGCAGAGATTCCAACAATGTTCATAAGATATTCCTCCTGTCAGTTGTTTTCAGCAAAGATCTCAATGAATTCTTTTCTTGTCTTAAGGGACTGGAACTTTTCAATTTTCTCCTCATCAGCAAGCAAGACAGCAACCTTCTGCAGGAGCTTAATATGGGTTGTTGTCTTGTCGCTATTCTTGACAGCAAATAAGATAATAATATTAATCGGTCCCCCGTCCAGCGACTCCCACTCTATCTCCTTATTTGTCCTGCCGATGGCAATTGATGTCTTTTGAACAAAGTCTGACTTACCGTGAGGAATGGCAATCCCCTTTTCCAAGCCAGTCGGCCCGGCATTTTCACGAAAAAGGACATCCTCTATAAATGCTTCTTCATCTGTTACGCAACCGTTTACAAATAACAGGTGGGTTAATTCAGCAATAACACCAAGCTTAGTTGTCGCCTGTAAATCGAGATTAATTAACTCCTCTGTCACAACTTTTGTAAAGTCTAAGTCATCCATTTTCACATCCATTTTGATCCTCCTATTTAATTCTTTATAGCCATCATCTGTTATAGATGATTACTTGATTTTTGTAGTAATCTTTAATGAACTGATCAATCTTGTATTTATCATCTTCATTTAATATCGGGCTGACCAGGATTGTCGGCTTGTCGCTGATACTGTGTGTTTTCACTGTGGAAATGACCAGCTCAACATCCTCATAATCAGACTGCTTAATGCGCTCTTGAGCGATGATTTTATTAATGTGAATATTCGGAAAGTTTTTCCTGATTTTTTCGCTCAGCATATGAGACGTGCCAACACCACTCGTACATTCAATTAAAATCGGAATCTGGTTCACAAAGCGATCATCATAGGAAATTTGAAAATACAGCGTAATATAACCAATTTCTTCATCTGTCAGATGCTTATCATAGATACCTTCTTCCATTAATTCATTTGCCGAAAATCGAACAAGCTGAAAAATATTAGAGAAATTCGTTTTAATTGATTTCAAGATTGGATTAATAATATAAATCTGATGATTAAGGCGATAAACCATAGAGTGAAGATGCATCGTCAATCTTTCCCGCAGCTCTCTGTCCTCTGTAAACCGGTAGCCGCTGTTTCTCGAGACTCTGGAAATAAGCTGGTCTGCGAGAGCAATAACCTGGTTATTCAACAATACTTCAGACTGCTGGTTAAGCAGAAATCGGGAGTTAAGCTTATAAGCCTTTAAAATATAGTAGAGATTCAGCATTTCATAATGCTTTAATTGGAAGGAAAAGTGCTTTTCAAGCTTTTCAGCTAAAGAACGAACCATTGGATAGATGGCAGAGCTGTCGTCAATCTGTTCATAGATGATTTCCTCATTAGGAAACAGCTGGAGATGATGCGCTTGCTTTTCAATAATGGATAAAAGGGAGCAAAACAAAGTTAAATAATAGGGCTGATCTAAAAGCAAGTCCTGTTCCTCCTGAAACTCATGGAGAATCTGCTTTATTTCTGCTAATCTCCCATTCTTCACCTGAATGTCCTTAATGGAATCGGGAATATCATACTGACAAAACGGATCGCCAATCTGCGTTAAATAGCTTTCAATAATAACAGCCATCAGCCTATACAGAGAGAATTGATCACCACTGATGAAGGTTCCCTCATTCGTCCGAGATAAGCGGATGCCATATGGCACAAGCTTCTTCTCAATATGCTTAAAATCATTCAAGATAGAGCTCTGACTGACAAAATAGCGCTCCGAGATTTTCTGAATAGAAGTCTTGCATGGGGCAATCGAAAGGAGAAATAACAACAAATCTAAACGCCGCTCATTAGGATGCTCGAACTGATCAGAATGTGCTGACTCCTCTTCTTCCCATATCTCCAGCAAATAACCATTATTCTCTTTCTTCGTGAGCCGATAAGCAGAGCAATGATTCCCAATATCCTGCATATCACGATAAATCGTCTTCCGTGAAACAGCCAGCCGCTCCGCCAACTCAGAGGCCGTCACAAACCTCCTCTCTCCCAGCAGAATTTCAATAATTTCACATTGACGCTTATTCATGAACTTTCATCACCTCGTTTCTATGCTCTTATCTTACCAACGTGTAAGCGGATACACAATTACAATTTTGGGGTGGATTTTGTGTCCTTATTGGAGGGAGTAATGTGGAAAAAGAAAATCCCTCCTATCGCTATGAGGGATTTTCTAACTGGTAAAAATAGTGAGTTCTCCTTCTATACTAATCAAGCTTAGTTGTTAATATTAATTAGAACTAAACAAATAAGGTTTTAAAAAATGTTATATTTCTTGAACTTATCTAAAGTAATAACATGGGGATTGTTATAAATATATTGCAAATACTCTAGTGTATTATCTCTTTTTTCATAACCTTGCCAAGTTAGAAACCAACTCCAAGGGACCTGGTAATCTATGATAAGATCTGGATCTGGAATTGGACCATTTTCAGACATAGCCACTAATTTTTTCCCTTGAACAAGCTTTTCCAAATTTTCAAATTCATTAATCATTGTACCCTTATCTCTTAACTTTGGATAGGAATCATAACTTACAATGTCTACGTAATTGTTCCCAGGATACCAATTCTCTGACGACGAATTCCAAACCCATATCAAATTGTTTATATTATGATAATTGGTTAAACGATTATATAAAAGAATATATAATTTCTTTGCAGGTTCTGGTCCTTTTGCGCCCCACCAAAACCACCCGCCTTCGGCTTCATGTAGTGGGCGAAAAATAACGGGTACACCAGCATCTTGAAGTCTTTTTAGCTGTGTGGCTATAACATCGATATCTTGCAAAAGCAGTTTATATTCTTGCGAATTAGTGTGGTTCATTGCATAATCAATGTCAAAAGTTGTGGAACCAGATCTTAGGCCGTTATCCCACTTGTCACTTTGCTGATTCATTATTCCGAGAGGAGCAATCCAATGCCATGAAAAGGTAACAATACCTCCCTCATTATTCCAACTAATAGCTTGTTGTACTTGGTCATTAGTAACATCTCCTGTTGTATAATCTTGAAAATCAAAACCTGCAACAGCTGGTTTTCTTCCGAGATTTTCATATAACCAATTAATCGAAGCCATATTCTGTTGACCAGATAATATTTTCTCTCCATTTATCTCAATTAAGAATTCCATCAATTTTTTTGTATTTTTAGTTGCATTATTGTTAGAAAGTTCATATCCTAACAATTTACTTGTTGTTTCTTCTACTGTTATTGAATCAATCTCGTAGCTACCTCCACCGTTTGAAATCTTCAAGATATTTTCACCTTTTTGTAAAACTACTCTTTTTCCATTACTTTCAGT
This DNA window, taken from Niallia sp. Man26, encodes the following:
- a CDS encoding fructose PTS transporter subunit IIA → MDVKMDDLDFTKVVTEELINLDLQATTKLGVIAELTHLLFVNGCVTDEEAFIEDVLFRENAGPTGLEKGIAIPHGKSDFVQKTSIAIGRTNKEIEWESLDGGPINIIILFAVKNSDKTTTHIKLLQKVAVLLADEEKIEKFQSLKTRKEFIEIFAENN
- a CDS encoding PRD domain-containing protein gives rise to the protein MNKRQCEIIEILLGERRFVTASELAERLAVSRKTIYRDMQDIGNHCSAYRLTKKENNGYLLEIWEEEESAHSDQFEHPNERRLDLLLFLLSIAPCKTSIQKISERYFVSQSSILNDFKHIEKKLVPYGIRLSRTNEGTFISGDQFSLYRLMAVIIESYLTQIGDPFCQYDIPDSIKDIQVKNGRLAEIKQILHEFQEEQDLLLDQPYYLTLFCSLLSIIEKQAHHLQLFPNEEIIYEQIDDSSAIYPMVRSLAEKLEKHFSFQLKHYEMLNLYYILKAYKLNSRFLLNQQSEVLLNNQVIALADQLISRVSRNSGYRFTEDRELRERLTMHLHSMVYRLNHQIYIINPILKSIKTNFSNIFQLVRFSANELMEEGIYDKHLTDEEIGYITLYFQISYDDRFVNQIPILIECTSGVGTSHMLSEKIRKNFPNIHINKIIAQERIKQSDYEDVELVISTVKTHSISDKPTILVSPILNEDDKYKIDQFIKDYYKNQVIIYNR
- a CDS encoding PTS fructose transporter subunit IIB; translated protein: MNIVGISACTSGIAHTYIAKEKLIKAGQEFGHKVRIETQGTIGIEDELTADEIKAADLVIIAADIKVSGKERFKGKRIVEVPTHIAIKAPKQLYKKIEAELNKNQ
- a CDS encoding glycosyl hydrolase, which translates into the protein MSEYKGEGIKILNLPLFTNKGNSKLRLIILIVLVISIFLVFVILKYFPFKEKESKNYTKTYQAEEGILNGVDISNENSGYTGDGYITNFNDGTDSLIIKVNTPSKGEYLIKFTYRLPSEIGQKQINISLNGKEPLPLTLLETNKFTESNGKRVVLQKGENILKISNGGGSYEIDSITVEETTSKLLGYELSNNNATKNTKKLMEFLIEINGEKILSGQQNMASINWLYENLGRKPAVAGFDFQDYTTGDVTNDQVQQAISWNNEGGIVTFSWHWIAPLGIMNQQSDKWDNGLRSGSTTFDIDYAMNHTNSQEYKLLLQDIDVIATQLKRLQDAGVPVIFRPLHEAEGGWFWWGAKGPEPAKKLYILLYNRLTNYHNINNLIWVWNSSSENWYPGNNYVDIVSYDSYPKLRDKGTMINEFENLEKLVQGKKLVAMSENGPIPDPDLIIDYQVPWSWFLTWQGYEKRDNTLEYLQYIYNNPHVITLDKFKKYNIF